A single window of Deinococcus planocerae DNA harbors:
- a CDS encoding helix-turn-helix domain-containing protein, translating into MTQPDTTEFARLLVRLRRERGYSQGQLAVRARCTRPYVTLLEGGERTRPSRELALRLAHALGLSGEERRAFLAVAGHPESEATPDGAGADVFRLAVGVVDTIPSPSVLHDSTWTVRHANGAALGMFAALGRGVPPGLSLLELVFDVGYRGHFPVWEPWARHMLAQFKRDSLHARRDEAYHALLARLGLLPDFVRLWRHVDPAADATPVMPVAFALSPYGTFHLNVVRMQFVNTPELWGIVFLPGDEAGERFIGSAR; encoded by the coding sequence ATGACCCAGCCCGACACCACCGAGTTCGCCCGGCTGCTCGTCCGCCTCCGCCGGGAGCGCGGCTACAGCCAGGGGCAGCTCGCCGTGCGGGCTCGCTGCACCCGCCCCTACGTCACGCTGCTCGAAGGGGGGGAGCGGACGCGGCCCTCGCGCGAGCTGGCCCTGCGCCTCGCGCACGCGCTGGGGCTCTCCGGGGAGGAGCGCCGGGCCTTTCTGGCGGTCGCCGGGCACCCGGAGAGCGAGGCCACGCCAGATGGGGCGGGGGCCGACGTGTTCCGGCTCGCCGTCGGGGTGGTGGACACCATCCCCTCGCCCAGCGTGCTGCACGACAGCACCTGGACCGTGCGGCACGCGAACGGGGCCGCCCTGGGGATGTTCGCGGCGCTGGGGCGCGGGGTGCCGCCGGGCCTGTCGCTGCTCGAACTGGTGTTCGACGTGGGCTACCGCGGGCATTTCCCGGTGTGGGAGCCGTGGGCGCGGCACATGCTCGCGCAGTTCAAGCGCGACAGCCTCCACGCGCGGCGGGACGAGGCCTACCACGCGCTCCTGGCCCGCCTCGGGCTCCTGCCCGACTTCGTGCGGCTGTGGCGGCACGTGGACCCGGCGGCGGACGCCACGCCCGTCATGCCGGTGGCGTTCGCGCTTTCCCCCTACGGCACCTTCCACCTCAACGTGGTGCGGATGCAGTTCGTGAACACGCCCGAACTCTGGGGCATCGTCTTCCTGCCGGGCGACGAGGCGGGCGAGCGCTTCATCGGGAGCGCCCGGTAA
- a CDS encoding FAD-dependent oxidoreductase, producing MSSPSAPSDLQRRTLTALVDTIVPSLPHRDEGTGFWALKASDLGADQAVGLYLETQVPPETRAGLLSLLDTLSLLSFAHQTQAVRETMLRTVAAISPEAAGGVGALRQLTLLFTYGLTDARGQNPLWPHLRYPGPPAPAPQVPKTIAPLTPEGGEVLEADAVVVGSGSGGGVIAASLAQAGKRVVVLEAGGYFNEADFHALELAAYQTLYYRGGYHPTADGNVTLVAGANLGGGTTVNWSNSVRPRDDVRRRWAEEHGLTDVAEPGYDRHIDAVLARMGVNEACSDDNGPHQRLREGAERLGYTYVKAGLNLDPARYDPDRAGYGAFGDQTGAKQGTLKTFLQDAFDHGARVLVGTRATRLLVEGGRAAGVEATATVNGEARRVTVRSPQVVVACGALETPALLLRSGIGGPAVGGHLHLHPAGLVAGVYPEDQRAWWGPPQSGILKQFAAREDGHGFIIEGIQYGTALLASGLPWLGGEAHKALMSKLPHMAFFVTITQDRGSGRVSLDEAGNAVHTYALTDDLDARHFRAGIAECARLHEAAGAEEIHGLVPGVAPWRRGDDLEAFIERLNAAPLGAGGQTVFSAHQMGSARMGRDPETSVADVRGQLHDVPGVWIGDTSAFPTASGVNPMVSCMALAHRTAEHVLEALRGGTRAEVGTPASSHPGPSAPSPAAAQGPQPAVGLAPVAVDPTGSLSDDLQPLTEQPSGVTPL from the coding sequence ATGTCCAGCCCATCCGCCCCGAGTGACCTCCAACGCCGGACCCTGACGGCCCTCGTCGATACCATCGTGCCCTCCCTGCCCCACCGGGACGAGGGGACGGGCTTCTGGGCGCTGAAGGCGTCCGACCTCGGCGCCGACCAGGCCGTGGGCCTGTACCTGGAGACCCAGGTGCCGCCGGAGACGCGCGCCGGGCTCCTGAGCCTGCTCGACACGCTCTCGCTGCTGAGCTTCGCCCACCAGACGCAGGCGGTGCGCGAGACGATGCTCCGCACGGTCGCGGCGATCTCCCCGGAGGCCGCCGGGGGCGTCGGGGCGCTGCGCCAGCTCACGCTGCTGTTCACCTACGGGCTGACGGACGCGCGCGGGCAAAACCCCCTGTGGCCGCACCTGCGCTACCCAGGTCCGCCCGCCCCCGCCCCGCAGGTCCCCAAGACCATCGCGCCCCTCACGCCGGAAGGCGGCGAGGTGCTGGAGGCGGACGCCGTGGTCGTCGGCTCGGGCTCGGGGGGCGGCGTGATCGCGGCCTCGCTGGCGCAGGCGGGGAAACGCGTCGTCGTGCTGGAGGCCGGGGGGTACTTCAACGAGGCCGACTTCCACGCGCTGGAGCTGGCGGCCTACCAGACCCTCTACTACCGGGGCGGCTACCACCCCACCGCCGACGGGAACGTCACGCTCGTCGCGGGGGCCAACCTGGGGGGCGGCACGACCGTCAACTGGTCGAACTCGGTGCGCCCGCGGGACGACGTGCGGCGGCGCTGGGCCGAGGAGCACGGCCTGACGGACGTGGCGGAGCCCGGCTATGACCGGCACATCGACGCCGTGCTCGCCCGCATGGGGGTCAACGAGGCGTGCAGCGACGACAACGGGCCGCACCAGCGCCTGCGCGAGGGCGCCGAGCGGCTCGGCTACACCTACGTCAAGGCCGGGCTGAACCTCGATCCCGCCCGTTACGATCCTGACCGGGCCGGGTACGGTGCCTTCGGGGACCAGACCGGGGCCAAGCAGGGGACCCTGAAGACCTTCCTGCAAGACGCCTTCGACCACGGGGCGCGGGTCCTCGTGGGCACCCGGGCGACGCGCCTCCTGGTGGAGGGGGGCCGCGCCGCCGGGGTGGAGGCGACGGCGACCGTGAACGGGGAGGCGCGGCGGGTGACCGTGCGCTCACCCCAGGTCGTCGTGGCCTGCGGGGCGCTGGAGACGCCCGCCCTGCTGCTGCGCTCGGGGATCGGCGGTCCGGCGGTCGGGGGGCACCTGCACCTGCACCCGGCGGGTCTGGTCGCCGGGGTGTACCCGGAGGACCAGCGGGCGTGGTGGGGGCCGCCCCAGAGCGGCATCCTCAAGCAGTTCGCCGCGCGTGAGGACGGCCACGGCTTCATCATCGAGGGCATCCAGTACGGCACGGCGCTCCTCGCCTCGGGGCTGCCGTGGCTCGGCGGCGAGGCCCACAAGGCGCTGATGAGCAAGCTGCCCCACATGGCCTTTTTCGTCACGATCACCCAGGACCGCGGGTCGGGCCGGGTCTCGCTCGACGAGGCGGGGAACGCCGTGCACACCTACGCCCTGACCGACGACCTCGACGCCCGCCACTTCCGCGCGGGGATCGCCGAGTGCGCCCGGCTGCACGAGGCGGCGGGGGCCGAGGAGATCCACGGCCTCGTGCCGGGGGTGGCCCCCTGGCGGCGCGGGGACGATCTGGAGGCGTTTATCGAACGGCTCAACGCGGCCCCGCTGGGGGCGGGCGGCCAGACCGTCTTCAGCGCGCACCAGATGGGCTCGGCACGGATGGGCCGCGACCCGGAGACCAGCGTGGCGGACGTGCGCGGCCAGCTCCACGACGTGCCCGGCGTCTGGATCGGGGACACCAGCGCCTTCCCGACCGCGAGCGGCGTGAACCCGATGGTGTCGTGCATGGCCCTCGCCCACCGCACCGCGGAGCATGTGCTGGAGGCGCTGCGGGGGGGAACGCGTGCGGAGGTTGGGACGCCCGCCTCCTCCCACCCCGGCCCGTCCGCCCCGTCGCCCGCCGCGGCCCAGGGTCCGCAGCCCGCCGTGGGGTTGGCGCCCGTGGCCGTGGACCCCACCGGCAGCCTGAGCGACGACCTCCAGCCCCTCACCGAGCAGCCCAGCGGCGTGACGCCCCTGTAA
- a CDS encoding aldehyde dehydrogenase family protein, giving the protein MTVEPQQRPSAASYVYDRLYIGGEWIAPASTGRFEVINSATEEVMGSVPEGTPEDAERAIAAARAAFPAWSQTTPEERAACLDRISEGLTARQPQIAALIAQEVGMPYLHANVIQVGLPAITFTSMAEQLRSHSFEEQVGNSLIVREPVGVVAAITPWNYPLHQIAAKVAPALATGCTVVLKPSEVAPLNAFLLAEIIEAAGLPAGVFNLVTGTGPVVGEVLASHPDVDMVSFTGSTRAGRRVSELAAGTIKRVALELGGKSPYVVLDDADLQAAVISGIGACYINSGQTCSALTRMLVPRARLPEVEAIAAAVASQVVVGDPFHPATTLGPLVSETQRDRVRGYITQGLAEGAKLIAGGAEPPEGLGRGYYVRPTIFSEVTPEMTIAQEEIFGPVLVIQPYDDEEDAIRIANHTIYGLSGGVWSGDPERAKRVARRLRTGQVAINGGTFNPVAPFGGYKQSGNGREFGHFGFEEYLEVKAMQF; this is encoded by the coding sequence ATGACCGTGGAACCCCAGCAAAGGCCCAGCGCGGCATCTTACGTCTACGACAGGCTCTACATCGGGGGGGAGTGGATTGCCCCGGCGAGCACCGGACGCTTCGAGGTGATCAACTCCGCCACCGAGGAGGTGATGGGCTCGGTCCCCGAAGGCACCCCCGAGGACGCCGAGCGGGCGATTGCCGCGGCCCGCGCCGCCTTCCCCGCCTGGTCGCAGACCACGCCGGAGGAACGCGCCGCCTGCCTCGACCGCATCAGCGAGGGGCTGACCGCCCGGCAGCCGCAGATCGCCGCCCTCATCGCGCAGGAGGTGGGGATGCCCTACCTCCACGCGAACGTGATCCAGGTCGGCCTCCCGGCGATCACCTTCACGTCGATGGCCGAGCAGTTGCGGTCCCACTCCTTCGAGGAGCAGGTGGGCAATTCCCTGATCGTGCGGGAGCCGGTGGGCGTGGTGGCGGCGATCACCCCCTGGAATTACCCGCTGCACCAGATCGCGGCCAAGGTCGCCCCGGCCCTGGCGACCGGGTGCACGGTCGTGCTCAAGCCCAGCGAGGTCGCGCCGCTCAACGCTTTCCTCCTCGCCGAGATCATCGAGGCGGCGGGGCTGCCCGCGGGCGTGTTCAACCTCGTGACCGGGACGGGGCCGGTGGTGGGCGAGGTGCTGGCCTCGCACCCCGACGTGGACATGGTGTCCTTCACGGGCTCCACCCGGGCGGGGCGGCGGGTGAGCGAACTCGCGGCGGGAACGATCAAGCGGGTCGCGCTGGAGCTCGGCGGCAAGAGCCCCTACGTGGTCCTCGACGACGCGGACCTCCAGGCCGCCGTGATCAGCGGCATCGGCGCCTGCTACATCAACTCGGGGCAGACCTGCTCGGCCCTGACCCGGATGCTCGTGCCGCGCGCCCGCCTGCCCGAGGTCGAGGCCATCGCGGCGGCGGTCGCCTCGCAGGTCGTGGTGGGCGACCCCTTCCACCCGGCGACCACGCTGGGGCCGCTCGTCTCGGAGACGCAGCGCGACCGGGTGCGGGGCTACATCACCCAGGGCCTCGCGGAGGGGGCCAAGCTCATCGCGGGCGGCGCCGAACCCCCGGAGGGGCTGGGCCGGGGCTACTACGTGCGCCCCACGATCTTCTCGGAGGTCACGCCCGAGATGACGATTGCCCAGGAGGAAATCTTCGGCCCGGTGCTCGTCATCCAGCCCTACGACGACGAGGAGGACGCCATCCGCATCGCCAACCACACCATCTACGGCCTCTCGGGCGGCGTGTGGTCGGGCGACCCCGAACGGGCGAAGCGGGTCGCGCGCCGGCTCCGCACCGGGCAGGTCGCCATCAACGGCGG